A part of Aegilops tauschii subsp. strangulata cultivar AL8/78 chromosome 2, Aet v6.0, whole genome shotgun sequence genomic DNA contains:
- the LOC109752472 gene encoding chalcone synthase 2 has protein sequence MAATMTVEEVRKAQRAEGPATVLAIGTATPANCVYQADYPDYYFKITKSDHMADLKEKFKRMCDKSQIRKRYMHLTEEILQDNPNMCAYMAPSLDARQDIVVVEVPKLGKAAAQKAIKEWGQPRSKITHLVFCTTSGVDMPGADYQLTKMLGLRPSVKRLMMYQQGCFAGGTVLRLAKDLAENNRGARVLVVCSEITAVTFRGPHESHLDSLVGQALFGDGAAAVIVGADPDMSVERPLFELVSASQTILPDSEGAIDGHLREVGLTFHLLKDVPGLISKNIERALEDAFKPLGIDDWNSVFWIAHPGGPAILDMVEAKVNLNKERMRATRHVLSEYGNMSSACVLFIMDEMRKRSAEDGHTTTGEGMDWGVLFGFGPGLTVETVVLHSVPITI, from the exons ATGGCGGCGACGATGACGGTGGAGGAGGTGAGGAAGGCGCAGCGGGCGGAAGGACCGGCCACAGTGCTGGCGATCGGCACGGCGACGCCAGCAAACTGCGTGTACCAGGCCGACTACCCGGACTACTACTTCAAGATCACCAAGAGCGACCACATGGCCGACCTCAAGGAGAAGTTCAAGAGGATGT gtgacaAGTCGCAGATCAGGAAGAGGTACATGCACCTCACGGAGGAGATCCTACAGGACAACCCCAACATGTGCGCCTACATGGCGCCGTCTCTGGACGCGCGCCAGGACATTGTCGTCGTGGAGGTCCCCAAGCTCGGAAAGGCGGCGGCACAAAAAGCGATCAAGGAGTGGGGCCAGCCGCGGTCTAAGATCACCCACCTTGTATTCTGCACCACCTCAGGTGTGGACATGCCGGGCGCCGACTACCAGCTGACCAAGATGCTCGGTCTTCGCCCGTCCGTGAAGCGCCTCATGATGTATCAGCAGGGCTGCTTCGCCGGCGGCACGGTGCTTCGCCTGGCCAAAGACCTCGCTGAGAACAACCGCGGCGCGCGCGTGCTGGTGGTCTGCTCGGAGATCACCGCGGTGACCTTCCGCGGCCCGCACGAGTCCCACCTCGACTCACTGGTAGGTCAGGCGCTCTTCGGTGATGGCGCGGCCGCGGTGATCGTCGGCGCGGACCCCGACATGTCCGTCGAGCGCCCCTTGTTCGAGCTGGTGTCTGCGAGCCAGACGATTCTGCCGGACTCGGAGGGCGCCATCGACGGCCACCTCCGGGAGGTTGGCCTCACCTTCCACCTCCTCAAGGATGTGCCTGGGCtcatctccaagaacattgagcgCGCCCTGGAGGATGCCTTCAAGCCATTGGGCATCGATGACTGGAACTCCGTCTTCTGGATAGCGCACCCCGGCGGGCCAGCAATCCTTGACATGGTGGAGGCCAAGGTAAACCTGAACAAGGAACGGATGCGCGCCACCAGGCATGTCCTGTCCGAATATGGCAACATGTCAAGCGCGTGTGTACTCTTTATCATGGACGAAATGCGCAAACGCTCCGCCGAGGATGGCCACACCACAACCGGCGAGGGAATGGACTGGGGCGTTCTCTTCGGCTTTGGCCCCGGCCTGACCGTGGAGACAGTCGTCCTCCATAGCGTCCCCATCACTATCTAG
- the LOC109752484 gene encoding 1-aminocyclopropane-1-carboxylate oxidase homolog 1-like translates to MQRKQRGGNCKETIQSSRAQDTSTTSAMSAAYDRTADLRALDATCSGVRGLAASGITQLPRIFRVPDHHHESPPPQALFQESPSSAASIPVIDLGGPDRAAVVAAVRRAAAEWGFFQVTGHGVPLESMAAATDATRGFHEADGCEGSDKARLYSREPDKAVKYHCNFDLHQSPVANWRDTLYLRMAPDPPDHGELPDSCRDVLFEYAKQLKMLGKTLFDLLSEALGLKPSYLTDIECNQGQVIVCHYYPPCPQPELAIGTSRHSDYGFLTILLQDEIGGLQVLHDDRWIDVTPTPGAFIVNIGDLLQLVSNDGFRSVEHRVLAKNAAPRVSIACFFSTQFHPASTRMYGPIKELLSNENPPLYRETLVRDYVKHYFSIGLDGKTAISDFRL, encoded by the exons ATGCAGAGGAAGCAGAGAGGAGGCAATTGCAAGGAGACCATCCAGTCATCCAGAGCCCAGGATACCTCGACGACGTCAGCCATGTCCGCCGCCTACGACCGCACGGCTGATCTCAGAGCGCTGGACGCCACCTGCTCCGGCGTCCGCGGCCTCGCTGCCTCCGGCATCACGCAGCTCCCCCGCATTTTCCGCGTCCCCGACCACCACCACGAATCACCGCCACCGCAAGCTCTCTTCCAAGAATCGCCCTCGTCAGCGGCGTCCATTCCGGTGATTGACCTCGGCGGCCCCGACCGCGCCGCCGTGGTCGCTGCCGTCCGCCGGGCGGCCGCGGAGTGGGGATTCTTCCAGGTGACGGGTCACGGCGTGCCTCTGGAGTCTATGGCCGCGGCGACCGACGCGACGCGGGGATTCCACGAAGCCGACGGCTGCGAGGGCAGCGACAAGGCCAGGCTCTACTCGCGTGAGCCTGACAAGGCGGTCAAGTACCACTGCAACTTCGACCTGCACCAGTCGCCGGTGGCGAACTGGCGCGACACGCTCTACCTCCGCATGGCCCCCGACCCGCCCGACCACGGCGAGCTGCCGGACAGCTGCCG CGATGTGTTGTTTGAGTACGCCAAGCAATTAAAGATGTTGGGGAAGACTTTGTTCGATCTGCTCTCGGAAGCTCTTGGGCTCAAACCGAGCTACCTGACAGATATAGAGTGCAACCAAGGACAGGTGATAGTATGTCACTACTACCCTCCATGCCCCCAGCCTGAACTCGCCATCGGGACAAGCCGGCATTCAGACTATGGCTTCCTAACCATACTTCTCCAAGATGAAATTGGTGGCCTTCAAGTCCTCCATGATGACCGGTGGATCGATGTCACACCGACACCTGGAGCATTCATTGTGAACATCGGTGATCTCTTACAG CTGGTCTCCAACGACGGGTTCAGGAGTGTGGAACATAGAGTTTTGGCGAAGAACGCTGCGCCGAGGGTATCCATCGCGTGCTTCTTCAGCACACAGTTCCACCCTGCCTCGACGAGGATGTATGGTCCAATCAAGGAGCTGTTGTCCAATGAGAATCCGCCGTTGTACAGGGAGACCCTTGTCAGAGATTACGTGAAGCATTATTTCTCCATCGGGTTAGATGGGAAAACCGCGATCTCTGATTTCAGGTTGTGA